A region of Gemmatimonadaceae bacterium DNA encodes the following proteins:
- a CDS encoding STAS domain-containing protein: MSFTVKKSGDVTVFEVEGTLIVGNRQELKQKVIDEIEGGARKVLVDFEKTTYIDSSGLGVLVSLAKKIRETGGDLRLANLNDDLQTLFELTKLDTLFQISESRDRALESF; this comes from the coding sequence ATGAGCTTTACGGTCAAGAAGTCAGGCGACGTCACGGTCTTCGAAGTCGAGGGCACCCTGATCGTCGGCAACCGCCAGGAGCTGAAGCAGAAGGTCATCGACGAGATCGAGGGCGGCGCGCGCAAGGTGCTGGTGGACTTCGAGAAGACCACCTACATCGACAGCTCGGGCCTGGGCGTGCTGGTCTCGCTGGCGAAGAAGATTCGCGAGACGGGCGGCGACCTGCGGCTCGCCAACCTGAACGATGACCTCCAGACCCTGTTCGAGCTCACCAAGCTCGACACGCTCTTCCAGATCTCCGAGAGCCGCGACCGCGCACTCGAGAGCTTCTAG